ATCGCGATCCACTCGACGGCGTTGGGACCTTCGCTCGGCGGTGTGCGGTTCTGGCACTACGAGCAGGAACGCGATGCCGTGCTCGACGTGCTGCGCCTCTCCGAGGCGATGACGCTCAAGGCGTCGATCTCGGGCCTCCACCAGGGAGGCGGGAAAGCCGTCGTGCTGCTCGCGGCGCCCGACGCGCCGCACTCAGCATCGATGCTGCGCGCGTTGGGGCGGGCGATCGACGAGCTCGGCGGGCGGTACCTGGCGGCCGAGGACGTGGGCGCGACACCCGGAGACATGGAGGCGCTCGCGCTCGAGACGCCCTGGGTCACCGGCGTGGACGTCGCGGCCGGAGGCTCTGGTGATCCGTCACCGATCACGGCCGTCGGCGTGATGGCGGCGATGCGGGCGGTCGCCCGTGCGCTCGACGACGGACCGTCGATCGAGGGCTATCGGGTCGCGGTCCAAGGGGTCGGCCACGTCGGCCGTCACCTCGTCACCGACCTCGTGGAGGCAGCGGCAGAAGTGGTCGTGACCGACGTGAACCGTGATCGAGCGCGCGAGGTGGCGGCCGAGCACAACGTAGAGGTCGTTGAGCCCGACGCGATC
The nucleotide sequence above comes from Acidimicrobiia bacterium. Encoded proteins:
- a CDS encoding Glu/Leu/Phe/Val dehydrogenase dimerization domain-containing protein; the protein is MTIVTEQMISHGHEQVVFVADAGSGLRAIIAIHSTALGPSLGGVRFWHYEQERDAVLDVLRLSEAMTLKASISGLHQGGGKAVVLLAAPDAPHSASMLRALGRAIDELGGRYLAAEDVGATPGDMEALALETPWVTGVDVAAGGSGDPSPITAVGVMAAMRAVARALDDGPSIEGYRVAVQGVGHVGRHLVTDLVEAAAEVVVTDVNRDRAREVAAEHNVEVVEPDAILEAPCDVLAPCALGGVLDADTVPLLQCRAVCGAANNQLADDGIDDLLVERGILYAPDFAANAGGIINIAEEFTGYSLERALERTARIEDTMTAVFERARAEGRGPGRIAADMANERIAREGSGRRWNPGDPTAWTGGEPLRRLRPVADR